GGAGATTAAAGTCGCACATTGATCTTGCAGAGCTCGGCTATAATTTCTACTTTCAACTCAACTGGACGAGCACCAGTATCCAGAAATGTTTTTGTGTAATTGACGGAAGAGTTCAATACTCGTAcagtatttttaaaattctttgttTCAGAAATGACTATGAATGAGTACACATTGGGTCGTGCGGCACATTGCAACATATGCCTGACGGAACAACATCTTGACAGTAAAAAATGGTGGGGTGTTATTAGCAAGCTGCACTTTCGAATAACAAGGGTAATTGTTAGCCCTGGAACAAATGACATGGTGGTTTACCTGGAGGACACAAGCCACAACGGTACATTTGTTAATAAGCTCCTTGTGGGAAAAGGAAAACGAATTATTCTAGAACACGGTGACGTAATCGGGCTGGCTCAGGCTGAGAAAAAAGGTACAAGCTTAtgagtgaaattatttaaagtcACAGAAACAAATCCATTATTCCTCTTCTCACTTACAGTTTATACTTTTATGAGTATCAGCGGATCAGAAAATAGTATCCTGCCTCCAGAATTGAAATGCAAGTACGCTGTATCAAGAACGCTTGGTTCTGGTGTGTGCGGTGAGGTGAAAATGATCTATACTAAAGTCGGGTGCAAAAAGTTTGCGCTCAAGACTATCGCTAAGAATAACTTTCATGGCTGTGATGGAGGGAATCCGTTCAACGATCCAGGGAAGATCCTCAATGAGGTTCACATACTCAAGGCCTTAAGGCATGTGAGTAATTACATCTTTGTTGTAAGAATTATTTGCctgttataataaatttcatcaacaCTTCTTGGACACTTCGCAGCCCTGCATAATAAGGATGGAAGAAATCCTAGACACCCCGTCGTCGGTTTATATTGTCCTTGAGCTGATGGAGGGTGGTGAACTATTTGATAGGATTCGTAAGGAACGTTCTGGATTGAGCGAAAGAATTGCCAAAGTAATATTCTACCAGGTCGTTCTCGCCGTTCACTATCTACACCAACGCGGGATAACCCACAGAGACTTGAAGGTATTACAACACGCGAATCGGACTCCAGGCACTCAAAcctattttttctcatatattttatatctacataaattttgttctttttttttcacagccaGAAAATATACTGTTGGCTACTAACGCTGAAATAACACTGGTTAAAGTGACAGATTTCGGTCTGTCAAAGCTGGTGGACACTCAGACTATGATGCGCACTTTTTGTGGCACTCCACTATACGTGGCTCCTGAAGTATTATTGACGCACGGAAAAGGGTCGTACACAAACCAGGTGAGTAATTGCCAAGAATTTTATGTTCATTTGCTGAATAGTTacgtatttaaatttttcataaacatGTGTTaatgaaaagagaaataacaaaataactCCTGAATCAAAATGTTTGAAGTAATTACATTctttatcgtaaaatttttagattttttaacCTCTCTCTGCTGTCTATCCCACACAAGTTGCAAAGGGCGGAACAACTCTCTGACAatactttttacattttagGTAGACGTATGGAGTTTGGGCGTAATTCTGTACTGTTGTTTAAGTGGGCTGGTACCATTCATCAGTAATGCCAAAGATATATCATTGCAGCATCAAATTGTTCAAGGAATTTACTCATTTCCGAGAGAGCGGTTTAAGAAGGTTTCCTTGCGTGCCATCGACCTCGTATGTCAATACCTTCGAAAAAGCAATAAAAATCTCCTGgcttttaaaattatttctcatttgatAAAATCCATTTCAGATTCAGCGTATGCTGACTGTAGATCCGAGTAAACGGATCACCATTCAGGATGTCGTACGCCATCCATGGCTGCTGGACAGGGAAGTGAGAAGCATTGTTAGCGAACTAATGAACGAAGATGACGAATACAACGAAAATCTTGTACCGTTTTCTGTGCCATCAACTTCAGGAGTTGCATCAGCGGTTGTACACGCATCTAGGCTTAAGGCTACAGCAGGTCTCAGACGACAAAGAATAGAACCACCGACTGCCGCGTTGAAGAGGGCGCGCGTAGAGTGACTGAGTACCTTGTTCAAAATACTTAGTAATTAAACTTACGTACCAGATCAACGTGTAACAGCCATGGTGGGTCGTTGCGCGGAATAATTATGATTTAGGAATTTATCGTTTCACTTAGTAAGTTTCCTCGTTTATATAAAGTTATGGACCGACCAATGATCAGGGTATCAAAAAGGTATAGCTTTTTTCTCTACTTATGCAAAACTAATTTTACAAGTAAAATAGAATCAAAGACCGAACAAAACAAAAGTATTATCCTTAAGCTTAAACGCTGTGATCGAAGTCGTACCTAGTCAGACGTGTAAATAATATGAACAAACGGTGAAgactttctatttttttttttcttttaacttgATTTTTCGCGTGATCTCCAACTGttgtgttaaaaattgtactaGTTACACGGAAGACACATTGTTCCGAATGGAATGAAAGttcgaaaagaaaactttAAGTGTTACAGTGTTAGAATGAAGGAGCTAGTCCCtaacattttttgtttgtagTCCTCAAAATGTTTTGATGTGATGACAAATCATGGGGATAAGTAATAGACGTAGCCCCAATCAATGGCTAATACAGTACAAAGACAAGTTGAcgtaggttttttttcttcacttgt
The Neodiprion fabricii isolate iyNeoFabr1 chromosome 5, iyNeoFabr1.1, whole genome shotgun sequence genome window above contains:
- the LOC124183354 gene encoding ovarian-specific serine/threonine-protein kinase Lok, yielding MATEDQLPLTLPDTQNADILTPQSQEQEPRSQGSQKIWGMLYPSSDRLQRVEMTMNEYTLGRAAHCNICLTEQHLDSKKWWGVISKLHFRITRVIVSPGTNDMVVYLEDTSHNGTFVNKLLVGKGKRIILEHGDVIGLAQAEKKVYTFMSISGSENSILPPELKCKYAVSRTLGSGVCGEVKMIYTKVGCKKFALKTIAKNNFHGCDGGNPFNDPGKILNEVHILKALRHPCIIRMEEILDTPSSVYIVLELMEGGELFDRIRKERSGLSERIAKVIFYQVVLAVHYLHQRGITHRDLKPENILLATNAEITLVKVTDFGLSKLVDTQTMMRTFCGTPLYVAPEVLLTHGKGSYTNQVDVWSLGVILYCCLSGLVPFISNAKDISLQHQIVQGIYSFPRERFKKVSLRAIDLIQRMLTVDPSKRITIQDVVRHPWLLDREVRSIVSELMNEDDEYNENLVPFSVPSTSGVASAVVHASRLKATAGLRRQRIEPPTAALKRARVE